In the genome of Drosophila pseudoobscura strain MV-25-SWS-2005 chromosome 3, UCI_Dpse_MV25, whole genome shotgun sequence, one region contains:
- the wdp gene encoding protein windpipe produces MERSSALSALMALLLVVAAAATPTPAAHCPEDCSCSLSQHTHKPLYHLKCNSTKGLLLAEGPIHSSIPMHSIDLSYLGLTRFGHVLDKLPDLTSVDLSHNELHELGHLSKRIKKLNLKHNRLTSAKLVKLPLNLQILNLQHNSITNLPIEITHLQHLQQLEIGHNDINCSCKTLEVRNWLQERHVYMEHPVVCSHPVEVKGKSWLQLKQSDICQKEGRGWFTPEADENELMMGDQPAAASGEHEEEEEEELGKDFLPFDGKTKTQSKPKKVARSPQEPLPGDEVEGSGDLSETNMELSLPEEAAVEVPLSDTTAAPIVEHIVNDEEEEDNEGSGSGGGILIMPAIANIPIGSDDDQEEGHPDDNDNDIDNQPIETPVTPDIFKNSGIGIFEGSEGEQEPVQEGVIVPVVQTKLDTETRQQEVVTDGPIDDSTKSADIQTAQVKDDSNAIYYLLAVIGLVVVGLILFVAIKRCKYDSNAAARDAEAQRQTELLDMDKKNLGKPLTKNGHGLEHSPLIGEKTKLDEAQIVKKPYDNGDAKDGANQQPLLNGNGSANGAAKEVPSINEPAPHEYYPITPRYPTPQSPRASKYAQHPQSGSGTGSPDEQNNNEPDSAFLPSSPKSGRYSPVYSPETGRVKIKLTETPKPKTPMLVTRSKSNAGDIISTPVRPVVPTHQVQLSVNGNGVGH; encoded by the coding sequence ATGGAGCGCTCATCAGCTCTGTCCGCCTTGATGGCCCTGCTCCTGGTTGTGGCCGCtgcagccacgcccacacctGCCGCCCACTGCCCGGAGGACTGCAGTTGCTCTCTGTCGCAGCACACGCACAAACCACTGTACCATCTCAAGTGCAACAGCACCAagggcctgctgctggccgaggGGCCGATCCACTCGTCGATACCCATGCATTCCATCGACCTATCCTACCTGGGGCTGACCCGCTTCGGCCACGTGCTGGACAAGCTGCCGGATCTCACATCCGTGGACCTGTCGCACAACGAGCTCCACGAGCTCGGTCACCTGAGCAAGCGGATCAAGAAGCTCAACCTGAAGCACAACCGCCTGACCTCCGCCAAGCTGGTGAAGCTGCCGCTGAACCTGCAGATTCTGAACCTGCAGCACAACAGCATCACGAACCTGCCCATCGAAATCACCCACCTGCAGCACTTGCAGCAGCTGGAGATCGGTCACAACGACATCAACTGCTCGTGCAAGACCTTGGAGGTGCGAAACTGGCTGCAGGAGCGTCACGTCTACATGGAGCACCCCGTGGTCTGCAGCCACCCGGTGGAGGTGAAGGGAAAGTCCTGGTTGCAGCTGAAGCAGTCCGATATCTGCCAGAAGGAGGGTCGCGGATGGTTCACTCCGGAGGCCGACGAGAATGAGCTGATGATGGGGGACCAGCCGGCGGCCGCCTCCGGTGagcacgaggaggaggaggaggaggaattgGGCAAGGACTTCCTGCCCTTTGATGGGAAGACGAAGACCCAGAGCAAGCCCAAGAAGGTGGCTCGTTCCCCACAGGAGCCACTGCCCGGAGACGAAGTCGAAGGCTCCGGCGACCTGAGCGAGACCAACATGGAACTCTCCCTGCCCGAGGAGGCGGCCGTGGAAGTACCTCTTTCCGACACCACCGCCGCGCCAATTGTGGAGCACATTGTGAACgacgaggaggaagaggacAACGAGGGCTCCGGCAGTGGTGGCGGCATTCTCATTATGCCAGCCATAGCCAACATTCCCATCGGCTCGGACGACGACCAGGAAGAGGGACATCCCGATGACAACGATAACGATATCGACAACCAACCCATAGAGACGCCCGTAACTCCGGACATCTTCAAGAACTCGGGTATCGGCATTTTCGAGGGTTCGGAGGGCGAACAGGAGCCCGTGCAGGAGGGAGTGATTGTGCCGGTGGTACAGACCAAACTGGATACGGAAACCCGACAACAGGAGGTGGTCACCGACGGACCCATCGATGACAGCACGAAGTCCGCGGACATTCAGACTGCCCAAGTAAAGGACGACAGCAACGCCATTTACTACCTGCTAGCCGTGATCGGCCTGGTGGTGGTTGGACTGATCCTCTTTGTGGCCATCAAGCGCTGCAAGTACGACAGTAACGCGGCTGCCCGCGACGCCGAGGCTCAGCGCCAGACGGAGCTCCTCGACATGGACAAGAAGAACCTGGGCAAGCCGTTGACCAAGAACGGGCATGGCCTCGAGCACTCACCGCTCATCGGGGAGAAGACCAAGCTGGACGAGGCGCAGATAGTCAAAAAGCCATACGACAACGGCGACGCCAAGGACGGAGCCAATCAACAGCCGCTTCTTAACGGCAACGGCTCGGCCAACGGAGCCGCCAAGGAGGTGCCCAGCATCAATGAGCCTGCCCCACACGAATACTACCCCATAACACCCCGTTACCCCACTCCGCAGTCACCACGCGCCTCCAAATACGCCCAGCACCCACAGAGCGGCAGCGGAACCGGATCTCCTGATGAGCAGAACAACAACGAGCCGGATAGCGCTTTCCTGCCATCCTCGCCCAAATCGGGCCGCTACTCTCCGGTCTACTCGCCCGAGACGGGTCGCGTGAAGATCAAGCTGACGGAGACGCCTAAGCCGAAGACTCCGATGTTGGTCACCCGCAGCAAGTCCAATGCCGGGGACATCATCAGTACCCCCGTGCGGCCCGTCGTCCCCACACATCAGGTGCAGCTTAGCGTCAACGGCAATGGTGTGGGACACTGA